One segment of Panicum virgatum strain AP13 chromosome 3K, P.virgatum_v5, whole genome shotgun sequence DNA contains the following:
- the LOC120700200 gene encoding E3 ubiquitin ligase PQT3-like isoform X2, giving the protein MLEYVDGNTMIPQNSTVLVHRLAGHPTDAINTSPIVLENDGMASNKTVAESTLKSSAITETDDEEVAAIRNVIDAAEIKWGDSSSGGGYDGEQLGRHNVRPSEGEAPPPGYVCRICHIPGHFIRHCPSGSKPPPPGYICHKCGVPGHFIHSCPNYGDRKYDSRRTRSLIPIVSSFDDGIPAERVQGMSSSASDSLPAELHCPLCKKVMTDAMLTSKCCYDSFCDKCIRDYIIAQATCICGVEILADDLIPNQTLRSTISSMLSSRGGGHSSGTGNLASSISSNLDGKSISFTASAVLKRDNNQHMDSTPSAATEGSFLINACKNPIDCHQKQTRSDLQSKTEETENTSVKKTIAPADAMKTAPEPRCQKQSVPDGVAIASGKLERKVVKRLKTKSAKKKKKSAATGNGDANCAGYDCNIPFEPSFYNSSLGLGGLPWGADPYSLYFMPNMPSSGYPMGMYNVNDISNLPLHIPGMHGYPASHYSGFQPGVFQGHEASAHARLSNSCKSIGPQAPKPELHHSRTSAQKGGSRSGGRSVRETRDSSIESHDYYAEYHSRKKAGTHPASSPRDGSQRRHAVDSGSFESDDYNEEFHGRRKGRSRSRSRKSSSRHSYRRHAYEGSTSSDEESNFKRSW; this is encoded by the exons ATGCTAG AATACGTTGATGGAAATACCATGATACCGCAGAATTCTACAGTGCTGGTCCATCGGCTTGCTGGACATCCGACGGACGCAATTAACACATC GCCCATAGTCTTAGAGAATGATGGGATGGCATCCAACAAGACAGTTGCTGAGTCAACTTTGAAATCAAGTGCAATTACAGAAACTGATGATGAAGAGGTAGCAGCAATTAGAAATGTGATTGATGCAGCAGAGATTAAGTG GGGAGATTCTTCATCTGGAGGTGGATATGACGGTGAACAGTTGGGCCGCCATAATG TCCGTCCATCGGAAGGGGAGGCACCCCCTCCTGGCTATGTCTGCCGCATTTGTCATATTCCTGGACATTTCATTCGGCATTGCCCATCAGGAAGCAAGCCACCTCCACCTGGCTATATCTGCCACAAATGTGGAGTCCCAGGGCACTTTATTCATTCTTGCCCAAATTATGGTGACAGGAAATATGATTCCAGAAGAACCAGGTCACTGATACCCATAGTATCTAGCTTTGATGATGGTATCCCAGCAGAACGTGTCCAGGGCATGTCTAGCAGTGCCAGTGATAGCTTGCCAGCAGAACTCCACTGCCCACTATGCAAGAAGGTTATGACAGACGCAATGTTGACAAGCAAGTGCTGTTATGATAGTTTCTGTGATAAAT GCATACGGGACTACATTATTGCCCAAGCGACGTGCATTTGTGGTGTCGAAATACTTGCAGATGACCTAATTCCCAATCAAACTCTTAGAAGTACAATCTCAAGCATGTTGTCATCAAGGGGTGGTGGCCATTCAAGTGGTACGGGGAATCTTGCAAGCTCCATTAGCAGCAATTTAGATGGCAAATCTATCAGCTTCACTGCATCCGCTGTGTTAAAAAGGGACAATAATCAACATATGGACAGCACACCATCGGCTGCTACTGAAGGTAGTTTCTTGATAAATGCGTGCAAGAATCCAATAGATTGTCATCAGAAGCAGACACGTTCTGATCTCCAGAGTAAAACCGAAGAGACTGAAAACACGTCAGTAAAGAAGACCATAGCGCCAGCAGATGCCATGAAAACTGCTCCAGAGCCAAGATGTCAAAAACAGTCGGTACCTGATGGAGTAGCAATAGCTTCAGGGAAGCTTGAGAGAAAAGTGGTTAAGAGACTTAAGACTAAGTCagcaaagaagaaaaagaagtctGCTGCAACTGGAAATGGTGATGCCAACTGTGCTGGATATGATTGCAACATTCCATTTGAACCATCATTCTACAACTCTTCATTGGGACTTGGAGGACTGCCTTGGGGAGCTGATCCTTACAGCTTGTACTTTATGCCTAATATGCCTTCCAGTGGCTACCCTATGGGCATGTATAATGTCAATGATATCAGCAACTTACCACTGCACATTCCTGGAATGCATGGCTACCCAGCAAGCCATTACAG TGGATTCCAGCCTGGAGTTTTCCAAGGTCATGAAGCTTCTGCACACGCAAGGCTGTCCAACAGCTGCAAAAGCATAGGTCCACAAGCTCCGAAACCAGAGCTTCATCATTCCCGCACCTCAGCTCAGAAAGGAGGATCCAGGAGCGGTGGCAGATCGGTTCGAGAGACGCGAGACAGCAGCATTGAGTCCCATGACTACTATGCGGAGTACCATAGTCGGAAGAAGGCTGGAACACATCCTGCTAGCAGTCCAAGGGATGGCAGTCAGCGTAGACATGCAGTGGACAGTGGTAGCTTTGAGTCTGATGACTATAATGAGGAGTTCCATGGTAGGAGGAAGGGGCGGTCGCGTTCTAGGAGTCGGAAATCCAGCTCCAGGCACTCATACAGGAGGCACGCGTACGAGGGCTCAACTTCGAGCGATGAGGAAAGCAACTTCAAGCGAAGTTGGTAG
- the LOC120700200 gene encoding E3 ubiquitin ligase PQT3-like isoform X1 translates to MGVVHYRYRSGLQTFSVQVPGAFASVAELKRLIAATGRHGAGRTRGRGPRDGIALCDPRTGEEYVDGNTMIPQNSTVLVHRLAGHPTDAINTSPIVLENDGMASNKTVAESTLKSSAITETDDEEVAAIRNVIDAAEIKWGDSSSGGGYDGEQLGRHNVRPSEGEAPPPGYVCRICHIPGHFIRHCPSGSKPPPPGYICHKCGVPGHFIHSCPNYGDRKYDSRRTRSLIPIVSSFDDGIPAERVQGMSSSASDSLPAELHCPLCKKVMTDAMLTSKCCYDSFCDKCIRDYIIAQATCICGVEILADDLIPNQTLRSTISSMLSSRGGGHSSGTGNLASSISSNLDGKSISFTASAVLKRDNNQHMDSTPSAATEGSFLINACKNPIDCHQKQTRSDLQSKTEETENTSVKKTIAPADAMKTAPEPRCQKQSVPDGVAIASGKLERKVVKRLKTKSAKKKKKSAATGNGDANCAGYDCNIPFEPSFYNSSLGLGGLPWGADPYSLYFMPNMPSSGYPMGMYNVNDISNLPLHIPGMHGYPASHYSGFQPGVFQGHEASAHARLSNSCKSIGPQAPKPELHHSRTSAQKGGSRSGGRSVRETRDSSIESHDYYAEYHSRKKAGTHPASSPRDGSQRRHAVDSGSFESDDYNEEFHGRRKGRSRSRSRKSSSRHSYRRHAYEGSTSSDEESNFKRSW, encoded by the exons ATGGGGGTGGTGCACTACCGGTACCGGAGCGGGCTGCAGACCTTCTCCGTGCAGGTCCCCGGCGCCTTCGCCTCCGTCGCCGAGCTCAAGCGGCTGATCGCGGCCACGGGGCGGCACGGGGCCGGCCGGACGCGGGGCCGCGGCCCGCGGGACGGCATCGCGCTCTGCGACCCCCGCACCGGGGAAG AATACGTTGATGGAAATACCATGATACCGCAGAATTCTACAGTGCTGGTCCATCGGCTTGCTGGACATCCGACGGACGCAATTAACACATC GCCCATAGTCTTAGAGAATGATGGGATGGCATCCAACAAGACAGTTGCTGAGTCAACTTTGAAATCAAGTGCAATTACAGAAACTGATGATGAAGAGGTAGCAGCAATTAGAAATGTGATTGATGCAGCAGAGATTAAGTG GGGAGATTCTTCATCTGGAGGTGGATATGACGGTGAACAGTTGGGCCGCCATAATG TCCGTCCATCGGAAGGGGAGGCACCCCCTCCTGGCTATGTCTGCCGCATTTGTCATATTCCTGGACATTTCATTCGGCATTGCCCATCAGGAAGCAAGCCACCTCCACCTGGCTATATCTGCCACAAATGTGGAGTCCCAGGGCACTTTATTCATTCTTGCCCAAATTATGGTGACAGGAAATATGATTCCAGAAGAACCAGGTCACTGATACCCATAGTATCTAGCTTTGATGATGGTATCCCAGCAGAACGTGTCCAGGGCATGTCTAGCAGTGCCAGTGATAGCTTGCCAGCAGAACTCCACTGCCCACTATGCAAGAAGGTTATGACAGACGCAATGTTGACAAGCAAGTGCTGTTATGATAGTTTCTGTGATAAAT GCATACGGGACTACATTATTGCCCAAGCGACGTGCATTTGTGGTGTCGAAATACTTGCAGATGACCTAATTCCCAATCAAACTCTTAGAAGTACAATCTCAAGCATGTTGTCATCAAGGGGTGGTGGCCATTCAAGTGGTACGGGGAATCTTGCAAGCTCCATTAGCAGCAATTTAGATGGCAAATCTATCAGCTTCACTGCATCCGCTGTGTTAAAAAGGGACAATAATCAACATATGGACAGCACACCATCGGCTGCTACTGAAGGTAGTTTCTTGATAAATGCGTGCAAGAATCCAATAGATTGTCATCAGAAGCAGACACGTTCTGATCTCCAGAGTAAAACCGAAGAGACTGAAAACACGTCAGTAAAGAAGACCATAGCGCCAGCAGATGCCATGAAAACTGCTCCAGAGCCAAGATGTCAAAAACAGTCGGTACCTGATGGAGTAGCAATAGCTTCAGGGAAGCTTGAGAGAAAAGTGGTTAAGAGACTTAAGACTAAGTCagcaaagaagaaaaagaagtctGCTGCAACTGGAAATGGTGATGCCAACTGTGCTGGATATGATTGCAACATTCCATTTGAACCATCATTCTACAACTCTTCATTGGGACTTGGAGGACTGCCTTGGGGAGCTGATCCTTACAGCTTGTACTTTATGCCTAATATGCCTTCCAGTGGCTACCCTATGGGCATGTATAATGTCAATGATATCAGCAACTTACCACTGCACATTCCTGGAATGCATGGCTACCCAGCAAGCCATTACAG TGGATTCCAGCCTGGAGTTTTCCAAGGTCATGAAGCTTCTGCACACGCAAGGCTGTCCAACAGCTGCAAAAGCATAGGTCCACAAGCTCCGAAACCAGAGCTTCATCATTCCCGCACCTCAGCTCAGAAAGGAGGATCCAGGAGCGGTGGCAGATCGGTTCGAGAGACGCGAGACAGCAGCATTGAGTCCCATGACTACTATGCGGAGTACCATAGTCGGAAGAAGGCTGGAACACATCCTGCTAGCAGTCCAAGGGATGGCAGTCAGCGTAGACATGCAGTGGACAGTGGTAGCTTTGAGTCTGATGACTATAATGAGGAGTTCCATGGTAGGAGGAAGGGGCGGTCGCGTTCTAGGAGTCGGAAATCCAGCTCCAGGCACTCATACAGGAGGCACGCGTACGAGGGCTCAACTTCGAGCGATGAGGAAAGCAACTTCAAGCGAAGTTGGTAG